Proteins encoded within one genomic window of Lampris incognitus isolate fLamInc1 chromosome 1, fLamInc1.hap2, whole genome shotgun sequence:
- the LOC130112773 gene encoding taste receptor type 2 member 16-like: protein MFGLLDLKLYGTAILVLVGVLWNIFNLTATIVEQLRSGGIWMVAAIICSISLCNILLHIATFLLAMSEWFGVPCWSDLPWLHSLVLFIWFCGSCTSFWSTACLSLIYCIKVVSFSSPLFHGIKRNISAITGVIMALTLMTSCLFVTPMLLLRRIKVNESLPINALENTTCTKEIHLFPSWIDTSSYMVSFVCYLALLPLVVLLPTALRLVIFLCRHTISMQKNQNTPSGISSYLLVSQLTVALVGVYVTTTFTISLYYFSYFFKFSLSTDMVFLSLSIYCIASAVLQTASNRRLREHLCALFCNAKPPNTSTATI, encoded by the coding sequence ATGTTCGGGTTATTAGACCTCAAATTGTACGGGACTGCGATTCTGGTTCTGGTCGGAGTTCTGTGGAACATCTTCAACCTGACTGCCACCATCGTGGAGCAGCTGCGGTCTGGAGGCATCTGGATGGTGGCTGCCATCATCTGCTCCATCTCCCTGTGCAACATCCTCCTGCACATCGCCACCTTCTTGTTGGCGATGTCGGAGTGGTTCGGAGTGCCCTGCTGGAGCGACCTGCCTTGGCTACACAGTCTGGTTCTGTTCATCTGGTTCTGTGGCAGCTGCACCAGCTTCTGGTCCACTGCCTGTCTGAGCCTGATCTACTGCATCAAGGTGGTGAGCTTCTCCTCGCCGCTATTCCACGGGATCAAGAGGAACATCTCGGCCATTACTGGCGTGATCATGGCGTTGACCCTAATGACCTCCTGTCTGTTCGTCACCCCCATGTTATTACTGCGCCGCATCAAAGTCAACGAGTCCCTCCCTATTAACGCCCTTGAGAACACCACCTGCACGAAGGAGATACACCTGTTCCCCTCTTGGATCGACACCAGTTCGTACATGGTCAGCTTTGTCTGCTATCTGGCTCTGCTGCCCTTGGTGGTGTTGCTGCCCACGGCCCTCCGGCTGGTCATCTTCCTGTGCAGACACACCATATCCATGCAGAAGAACCAGAACACCCCATCTGGCATCTCTTCCTACCTCTTGGTGTCCCAGCTCACAGTGGCCCTAGTGGGGGTCTATGTGACCACGACGTTCACCATCTCTCTGTATTATTTCAGCTATTTCTTCAAATTTTCCCTCAGCACGGACATGGTGTTTTTGAGTTTGTCCATTTACTGCATCGCCTCCGCGGTCCTCCAGACCGCCTCCAACCGCCGCCTGCGGGAACACCTCTGTGCGCTATTCTGCAACGCAAAACCACCGAACACGTCCACAGCAACCATATGA